The Zobellia alginiliquefaciens genome contains a region encoding:
- a CDS encoding Nramp family divalent metal transporter: protein MEHQKENWRAKFSAYIALFLPGIFLLGLNIGTGSVTSTAKAGADYGMSLLWTILASCLTTYFMINLYGRYTLVTGETALQAFKKHIHPAVGIFFIIALTVGVCGSVMGVMGIVADICHEWSKTMVEGGISPVYFALFFIILVYFIFWNGKTQFFERALAVIVAIMSASFLLNFFIMMPPPIEILKGFIPNVPQTISGEKSPLLIIASLIGTTVFSGLFIIRTTLVKEAGWTLSDLKKQRNDALFSVTLMFLISGSIMAAAAGTLYVEGIQLSRASQMIELLQPLVGSFATSIFAVGIVSAGVSSQFPNILMLPWLICDYNETERDMSLPKYRLIVFLISILGLVVPIFDAQPVFVMIISQALNAIILPLTVLGIFYLVNRKDLMGTYKANIKSNIILSLILIFAIFTSVTGIKGVIELIN from the coding sequence CCCTCTTTCTACCCGGTATCTTTTTGTTGGGACTTAATATTGGTACGGGTAGTGTTACTTCCACGGCCAAAGCCGGAGCTGACTACGGCATGTCCCTACTTTGGACAATTTTAGCCTCCTGTCTTACCACTTATTTTATGATCAACCTTTATGGGCGCTACACCCTTGTAACAGGGGAAACCGCATTGCAGGCATTTAAAAAACATATACATCCTGCTGTTGGCATCTTTTTTATTATAGCCTTAACGGTTGGTGTTTGCGGTAGTGTCATGGGAGTGATGGGCATTGTTGCGGATATATGCCATGAATGGTCCAAAACAATGGTAGAAGGTGGGATATCTCCCGTATACTTTGCACTATTCTTTATCATATTGGTCTACTTCATATTCTGGAATGGCAAGACTCAATTTTTTGAGCGGGCATTGGCTGTAATAGTGGCTATAATGTCCGCTAGTTTCCTATTGAATTTCTTTATCATGATGCCACCGCCTATTGAGATCCTCAAAGGTTTTATTCCAAATGTCCCACAAACGATCAGTGGAGAAAAAAGTCCACTGCTGATTATTGCATCTCTCATAGGAACCACAGTGTTTTCCGGCTTGTTTATCATTAGAACAACTTTAGTGAAGGAAGCAGGGTGGACGTTAAGCGATTTAAAAAAACAAAGAAACGACGCCCTTTTCTCAGTAACCTTAATGTTCTTGATAAGTGGTTCTATCATGGCAGCAGCAGCCGGAACTTTATATGTTGAAGGTATACAATTATCAAGAGCATCGCAGATGATCGAGCTTTTACAACCACTAGTAGGAAGTTTTGCCACCTCTATATTTGCAGTAGGAATTGTTTCTGCCGGAGTGTCTTCTCAATTTCCCAATATCCTAATGCTACCTTGGTTAATCTGTGATTATAATGAAACTGAGCGCGATATGAGCTTGCCCAAATACAGGCTTATCGTCTTTTTAATTTCAATCCTAGGCTTGGTAGTTCCCATTTTTGACGCTCAACCTGTCTTTGTAATGATTATTAGTCAAGCGCTAAATGCAATTATTTTACCGCTTACGGTTCTTGGCATCTTCTACCTGGTAAATAGAAAGGATTTGATGGGTACTTATAAAGCCAACATAAAATCGAATATAATTTTGAGCCTCATACTAATCTTTGCAATTTTCACCTCGGTAACGGGTATTAAAGGGGTAATTGAACTTATAAACTAG
- a CDS encoding type I phosphomannose isomerase catalytic subunit, with product MKIDLQKYAQIPLKQISNRVWRTYSGGALIDNWKKDTPEVDNSFPEEWIMSTVTARGKNRPEDEGLSKVETTEGLIALKDIIESNKELFLGKKVAEKYGSTGVLIKMLDSQERLTIQVHPDKTYAKDILNSSFGKTESWYVLNTREIEGETSVVHMGFKKGGTREKWEELFLNQDIEGMLDSLHKIEVKPGDAFMIYGGVPHAIGSGCFLMEVQEPTDYTMRVEKITPAGLEISPELIHQGVGEQTMLDCFHYDDYTLEEAMDKWKIEPKTIDSADGHTLNTIFNTKHTNCFGLSELYLDGEHSIASNGSFYVIVVYSGTGTLNCNGKAYTYNQGDEIFISAAIENITFKSTESSKLLLCYPPS from the coding sequence ATGAAAATCGATTTACAGAAATACGCACAGATTCCTTTAAAGCAAATTTCAAACCGAGTATGGCGTACGTATTCCGGAGGGGCTTTAATCGATAATTGGAAAAAAGACACCCCAGAGGTAGATAATAGTTTCCCAGAAGAATGGATAATGTCTACCGTAACCGCTAGAGGCAAAAACAGACCGGAAGATGAGGGTCTATCCAAAGTTGAAACGACAGAAGGCCTCATAGCTTTAAAAGATATAATAGAATCGAACAAGGAGCTATTTCTAGGGAAGAAAGTTGCAGAAAAATACGGTTCTACAGGGGTTTTGATTAAAATGCTAGATTCGCAAGAACGCTTAACCATTCAAGTACACCCGGATAAAACTTACGCAAAGGACATCCTTAATTCTTCATTTGGAAAAACAGAGTCGTGGTATGTTCTAAACACAAGAGAAATAGAGGGTGAAACAAGTGTGGTGCACATGGGGTTCAAAAAAGGGGGCACCCGTGAAAAATGGGAAGAACTTTTTTTAAATCAAGATATAGAAGGTATGCTGGACAGCCTTCACAAAATTGAAGTAAAACCCGGTGATGCTTTTATGATTTACGGAGGTGTTCCACATGCCATTGGAAGTGGGTGTTTCCTAATGGAAGTGCAAGAACCTACGGATTACACCATGCGCGTTGAGAAAATTACTCCTGCAGGATTAGAAATCTCTCCTGAATTAATACACCAAGGGGTAGGAGAGCAAACTATGCTAGACTGTTTTCATTATGACGACTACACCCTAGAAGAGGCCATGGATAAGTGGAAGATAGAACCCAAAACCATAGACTCTGCCGATGGTCATACTTTAAACACTATTTTTAATACAAAGCACACCAATTGTTTTGGACTCAGCGAACTGTATTTAGATGGTGAACATTCCATAGCTTCCAACGGAAGCTTCTATGTGATAGTCGTGTATTCTGGTACCGGCACCTTAAACTGCAATGGGAAAGCGTACACTTACAATCAAGGTGATGAAATTTTTATATCAGCTGCAATAGAGAACATTACTTTTAAATCTACCGAAAGCTCTAAATTGTTACTTTGCTATCCTCCAAGTTAG
- a CDS encoding alkaline phosphatase D family protein → MKRNTTTRRAFLAKSIWASGGVILASQLVACEKLDNLIGNGDANDEIPRFLHGVGSFDPTAEAVMIWTRFTPTTEEVNQIIDIKWQVATDRAFTNIVTEGSSACSIENDFTVVEDVTGLSSNNTYYYRFMEENLKTTSVVGETITLPKAGEHLTNLKLAVCSCSNYPAGLFNVYDAIAKSDADIVIHLGDYIYEYGEGEYGTNENTEALKRVHDPKNEILSLEDYRLRYRQYRTDESLQLAHQKKPFIVVWDDHEITNDTYTTGAENHSEDEGSFDLRKQFAVRVHGEYLPIRTNDRNIIYRSFQFGNLANLVMLDTRVIGRDKQLSFGDYFSADGNFDFGGFSSAMMDPNRSILGSEQLAWAASQITGSNAEWQVIGQQVLMAKMFVPAELLIGIGAVSSGNATPEVFQQLLNTISELSTIKARVLNNDRSLTPSDLSRINTVVPYNLDAWDGYPVEREKLFALLNGKKTIVLAGDTHNAWNSNLTDVNGDKVGEEFACSSVTSPGFEGLFGTDPETVAGIEQAFSLLIDDLKYFDASRRGYVMVEFTSGSAVAEYRFVDNISSSVYNTTIGKTITADI, encoded by the coding sequence ATGAAAAGAAATACTACTACAAGAAGAGCCTTTTTGGCAAAATCTATCTGGGCATCGGGAGGAGTCATCCTAGCTTCTCAACTAGTCGCTTGTGAAAAACTAGATAACTTAATCGGTAATGGCGATGCAAATGACGAAATTCCTAGATTTCTGCATGGTGTGGGAAGTTTTGACCCAACCGCGGAAGCCGTGATGATTTGGACACGATTTACACCTACCACGGAAGAGGTGAATCAAATCATAGACATAAAATGGCAAGTGGCAACAGACCGTGCATTTACGAATATAGTTACCGAAGGAAGTAGCGCTTGTTCCATAGAAAACGACTTCACGGTAGTTGAAGACGTAACGGGGTTATCCTCCAACAATACATACTATTATCGTTTTATGGAGGAAAATCTTAAAACTACTTCCGTAGTTGGGGAAACCATTACCTTGCCTAAAGCCGGTGAGCATCTCACAAATCTTAAGCTAGCTGTTTGTTCCTGTAGTAACTATCCCGCGGGACTTTTCAACGTGTATGACGCTATTGCTAAAAGCGATGCAGACATAGTCATTCATTTAGGTGATTATATTTACGAATATGGTGAAGGAGAATATGGTACCAATGAAAACACAGAGGCTTTAAAGCGTGTTCATGACCCTAAGAATGAGATATTAAGTCTTGAGGATTACCGTTTAAGATACAGACAGTACCGTACGGATGAAAGTCTTCAATTGGCACATCAAAAAAAACCGTTCATTGTTGTTTGGGACGACCATGAAATAACAAACGATACATATACTACAGGTGCCGAGAACCATTCTGAAGATGAAGGCTCTTTTGATCTAAGAAAGCAATTTGCTGTTCGCGTACATGGCGAATACCTACCTATTAGAACTAACGACAGAAATATTATATATCGAAGTTTTCAATTTGGAAACCTTGCCAACCTTGTCATGTTGGACACAAGAGTTATTGGAAGAGACAAACAACTAAGTTTTGGCGATTATTTTTCAGCTGATGGTAATTTTGATTTTGGAGGTTTCTCCTCAGCTATGATGGATCCCAACCGAAGCATCTTAGGTTCTGAACAGTTGGCATGGGCAGCATCACAAATAACCGGAAGCAATGCTGAATGGCAAGTTATAGGCCAACAAGTCTTAATGGCCAAAATGTTCGTACCTGCAGAATTATTAATTGGAATTGGTGCTGTGTCATCAGGGAATGCCACGCCAGAAGTGTTTCAACAATTACTTAACACCATTTCTGAACTATCCACAATTAAAGCACGGGTGCTAAACAATGACCGTTCTTTGACTCCCAGTGATTTAAGTCGTATAAATACGGTTGTACCTTATAATCTTGATGCATGGGACGGCTATCCTGTTGAAAGAGAAAAACTCTTTGCTCTTCTGAACGGTAAAAAAACAATTGTACTAGCAGGAGACACACACAATGCTTGGAACAGTAATTTAACCGATGTAAATGGTGATAAAGTAGGCGAAGAATTCGCTTGTTCATCAGTAACTTCACCTGGTTTTGAAGGCCTCTTTGGTACGGATCCAGAAACGGTTGCAGGTATAGAACAAGCATTTTCTCTACTTATAGACGACCTAAAATATTTTGACGCATCACGAAGAGGCTACGTAATGGTGGAATTCACAAGTGGTTCTGCTGTTGCAGAATATCGCTTCGTAGACAATATTTCATCTTCTGTTTACAACACCACTATAGGTAAAACAATAACAGCAGATATATAA